A section of the Leptospira kobayashii genome encodes:
- a CDS encoding STAS domain-containing protein — translation MEISLKKSADAHIISISGSLDIYTSLDFKNFLEANIPQVQSGDLHVVVNLEKLNYIDSSGIGMLIKQLNYVQELKGKFSIANMRPAIEKVFKVAGLTSYFQTIGEEEYREKFAV, via the coding sequence ATGGAAATCAGTTTAAAAAAGAGCGCGGACGCGCATATTATAAGTATCTCGGGAAGTCTTGATATTTATACGTCCCTCGATTTTAAAAACTTTCTCGAGGCAAATATCCCTCAGGTTCAATCAGGGGATCTGCATGTTGTGGTTAATTTGGAAAAACTCAACTATATCGACTCTTCCGGGATCGGAATGCTGATCAAACAGCTGAATTATGTCCAAGAGTTGAAAGGAAAGTTCTCCATTGCCAATATGAGACCCGCGATTGAAAAAGTTTTCAAAGTCGCAGGACTCACCAGTTATTTCCAAACCATCGGCGAAGAAGAATACCGCGAAAAATTTGCGGTTTAA
- a CDS encoding J domain-containing protein, which produces MGGTKKNNPPFPDYYETLELPYGATAEAIRTNFRRLAKFFHPDVPFTGSEETFIKIFTAYQTLSSQARTKYDEIYKKYQAARFLQKQVSLSAPIVLPPSRVTFSTGILDLAKRGLMRKGFRTKDRRKVTGINYDIIVHIKEKEAIRRVIALIPLTVRVVCRDCMGGDPHCSSCDGAGSYKSSRNLKVEFPPSTLQNNRLFEFDLSKFRPDSFTHFKKKLLRVKLHIERKIPLPFEARPVGK; this is translated from the coding sequence ATGGGTGGAACGAAAAAAAACAATCCACCCTTTCCTGACTATTATGAAACCTTAGAACTCCCTTATGGTGCCACTGCGGAAGCGATACGAACCAACTTCCGCAGATTAGCCAAATTCTTTCATCCGGACGTTCCCTTCACAGGTTCGGAAGAAACCTTCATCAAGATCTTCACCGCATACCAAACACTGAGTTCTCAAGCCAGAACCAAATACGACGAAATTTATAAAAAATACCAGGCAGCCCGTTTTTTACAAAAACAAGTCAGTCTGTCCGCTCCCATTGTTCTACCTCCCTCCCGGGTGACATTTTCAACAGGTATTCTGGATCTCGCCAAACGCGGATTAATGCGAAAAGGTTTTCGTACCAAAGACAGAAGAAAGGTTACGGGAATCAATTACGATATAATAGTTCATATTAAGGAAAAAGAAGCGATTCGCAGAGTGATTGCACTCATACCGTTGACGGTTCGGGTTGTTTGCAGGGATTGCATGGGAGGGGATCCTCATTGTTCCTCATGCGACGGTGCGGGTAGCTATAAAAGTTCAAGAAATCTAAAAGTGGAATTTCCCCCGAGTACACTTCAAAACAATCGGTTGTTTGAGTTCGATCTTTCCAAGTTCAGACCCGATTCATTTACCCATTTCAAAAAGAAACTTTTGCGGGTAAAGTTGCATATTGAAAGAAAAATCCCCTTGCCGTTTGAAGCTAGGCCGGTAGGTAAGTAG
- a CDS encoding acyl-CoA thioesterase has product MKTYETMKAVRFQHCDPAGVVFTPQYFNLFMEVVEDWFSHLGHSFSKIVIKEHQGIPAMRIVARFLKPSFLGDRLQFSLNVKRLREKNILVSITAFCNGECRCTAEFLFGFATLSSLSLVEWPEALREGMSEYLQGR; this is encoded by the coding sequence ATGAAAACCTACGAAACAATGAAAGCCGTCAGGTTCCAACACTGCGACCCGGCAGGAGTCGTATTTACTCCTCAGTATTTCAATCTATTTATGGAAGTAGTGGAAGACTGGTTTTCTCATCTCGGTCATAGCTTTTCTAAAATTGTAATCAAAGAACACCAAGGAATCCCTGCTATGCGAATTGTAGCCAGATTCTTAAAACCTTCGTTCCTTGGTGACCGGCTGCAATTCTCTTTGAATGTGAAAAGATTAAGAGAAAAAAATATCCTGGTCAGTATCACCGCTTTCTGTAACGGAGAATGTAGATGTACCGCAGAATTTCTGTTTGGTTTTGCCACTTTATCGAGCCTCAGCTTGGTGGAATGGCCTGAGGCTCTTAGAGAAGGAATGTCAGAATACTTACAAGGGCGGTAA
- a CDS encoding NAD-dependent epimerase/dehydratase family protein, translating into MKILVTGATGMVGANIVSELLKSGGDKVSILARSKKKAEKLFPKNVNILLGDITDKESLKIAVSGQDIVYHSAGLPEQWFRDPSLFTKTNVEGTRNVLEAAKNAKVKRVVYTSTIDVFQGFKDQTYDESVLDPNPKGTYYERSKQEADRIAVEYLNEGMDIVFLHPSGVYGLGPISSPGPNGLMKDLILGKVPMLLPGGFPIVFAKDCAIGHILAAKQGKAGDRFILSESYLSLKDFAVLVNEIKPIPKMPRVMPLSVAKLFSTIVEGFAWLTGHPPLLPKGQLHFLQWQAIPSAEKAKKVLGWKPTDAKEGFRQTIGSF; encoded by the coding sequence ATGAAAATTTTAGTCACTGGTGCCACCGGAATGGTAGGCGCAAACATCGTAAGCGAATTATTAAAATCAGGCGGGGATAAAGTTTCCATATTGGCTCGCTCCAAAAAAAAAGCGGAAAAACTATTTCCGAAGAACGTCAACATTTTATTAGGTGATATTACCGACAAAGAAAGTTTGAAGATAGCGGTTTCCGGTCAGGATATCGTATATCATTCCGCAGGCTTACCCGAACAGTGGTTTCGCGACCCTTCTCTATTTACAAAAACAAACGTAGAAGGCACACGCAACGTACTCGAAGCCGCCAAAAATGCAAAAGTAAAAAGAGTTGTATATACCAGCACGATCGATGTATTCCAAGGATTCAAAGACCAAACTTACGATGAGTCCGTTTTAGATCCGAATCCGAAAGGAACTTATTATGAACGTTCCAAACAGGAAGCGGATCGGATCGCAGTCGAATATTTAAACGAAGGAATGGACATTGTATTTTTACATCCGTCCGGTGTTTACGGATTGGGACCGATCAGTTCTCCCGGACCAAACGGTCTTATGAAAGATCTGATCCTTGGAAAAGTTCCCATGCTTTTGCCAGGAGGGTTTCCCATTGTTTTTGCGAAGGATTGTGCAATCGGTCATATACTTGCCGCCAAACAAGGAAAAGCAGGAGATCGCTTTATATTAAGTGAAAGTTATCTTTCTTTGAAAGATTTTGCCGTTTTGGTAAACGAAATCAAACCTATCCCCAAAATGCCACGTGTGATGCCACTTTCGGTAGCAAAGCTGTTCTCGACCATCGTGGAAGGATTTGCCTGGCTTACGGGTCATCCTCCCCTTCTACCGAAAGGGCAATTGCACTTTCTACAATGGCAGGCGATTCCTTCGGCGGAAAAGGCCAAAAAGGTATTGGGATGGAAACCTACCGATGCAAAAGAAGGATTCCGTCAAACCATAGGATCTTTCTAA
- a CDS encoding bifunctional riboflavin kinase/FAD synthetase produces MKIIKSITSIDSAFAKGSSLTLGNFDGIHLGHQTLLNRTVQVAKERNIPSVVVTYSPHPSVVLGKNPNFKYLTTEPEKEDLIRSFNIDYLVILDFTLELSRMSAEDFLEKIIIQKLNAKYIVIGYNHFFGQGRRGDFHLLQENASRYGYEVELRDAVTQGDQKISSSVIRNFLDQGDMKGASSILGRNYSLTGKVKEGAKRGRTIGFPTANLELPEERILPGIGVYACYTIVDGVKYKGMVNIGKNPTFDGKRMHVEVNILDFAREIYGETIEVQLVQKIRDEVKFSGIEALKQQLEADRETSFKILVG; encoded by the coding sequence TTGAAAATAATAAAATCCATAACTTCGATTGATTCCGCATTTGCGAAAGGTTCTTCCCTCACTTTGGGAAATTTTGACGGAATTCATTTAGGCCACCAAACACTTTTAAATCGCACCGTTCAAGTGGCTAAAGAAAGAAATATACCTTCCGTAGTAGTGACTTATTCTCCTCACCCTTCCGTAGTGCTGGGAAAAAATCCTAATTTCAAATATCTGACTACGGAACCTGAAAAAGAAGACCTGATTCGATCATTTAATATCGATTATTTGGTGATTTTGGATTTTACGTTAGAGCTTTCCCGTATGAGTGCGGAAGACTTTTTGGAAAAGATCATCATACAAAAGTTAAATGCTAAATACATCGTGATCGGATATAATCATTTTTTCGGGCAGGGAAGAAGAGGGGACTTTCATCTTTTGCAGGAAAATGCAAGTCGTTACGGTTACGAAGTGGAATTGAGAGATGCTGTGACCCAAGGAGATCAGAAAATTTCCAGTTCCGTGATTCGTAACTTCTTAGACCAAGGGGATATGAAAGGAGCAAGTTCCATTTTAGGAAGAAACTATTCTCTGACAGGAAAAGTGAAAGAGGGTGCCAAACGGGGCAGAACGATCGGGTTTCCCACTGCCAATTTAGAACTGCCGGAAGAGCGAATCCTTCCCGGGATAGGTGTTTACGCTTGTTATACGATAGTTGACGGAGTAAAATACAAAGGGATGGTCAATATAGGAAAAAATCCTACCTTTGACGGAAAAAGGATGCACGTAGAAGTGAATATACTGGATTTTGCCAGGGAAATTTACGGAGAAACCATAGAAGTGCAATTGGTCCAAAAGATTCGTGATGAAGTTAAATTCAGCGGTATCGAAGCTTTGAAACAACAAC
- a CDS encoding family 43 glycosylhydrolase yields the protein MKQKTTAKTNIYWRLYQDEPVLKPSFPFPVLSDPSFLFPEDSLDHQWHLFAHTVFGIVHYKSENGIEWSKPKQILSNAMRPFIYTENATYYLYYEKYKPFSFLLSWLKGRKWKSEIQVRTSLDLKTWSEPKTILTPTKDWHSDPEWGDSVGNPCLVKVGNRYRLYFSSSLVSVPDCGFCEPLHISVADSASPLGPFALFSKPILSANTMDPYSNLSAGSIKVVRWKDRLFGFQNGIFWNQKTGESGSAILFLQSEDGIHWDRINDTPILGPTGQGWKASHVSSCDVKFSESEKVFIVYFNARNKPHWSKGKEAIGLFVGKVEEEISLPVSKKNSKKRVISKKAKSKKKR from the coding sequence ATGAAACAAAAAACAACCGCAAAAACAAATATCTATTGGAGACTTTACCAAGACGAACCGGTTCTAAAGCCCTCCTTTCCTTTTCCCGTTTTATCCGATCCCAGTTTTTTATTCCCCGAGGACAGTCTTGATCACCAATGGCATTTATTCGCGCATACGGTCTTCGGGATCGTTCATTATAAGTCGGAAAATGGGATCGAATGGTCCAAGCCGAAACAAATCCTATCAAATGCTATGCGGCCGTTCATTTACACGGAAAACGCGACTTATTATCTCTATTATGAAAAGTACAAACCGTTCTCTTTCCTGTTATCTTGGTTGAAAGGTCGCAAATGGAAATCGGAGATCCAGGTTCGAACCAGTTTGGATTTGAAAACATGGTCGGAACCCAAAACCATTCTCACTCCTACGAAAGATTGGCATTCCGATCCGGAATGGGGCGACTCTGTTGGTAATCCTTGTTTGGTGAAAGTGGGAAACCGTTACCGTCTATATTTTTCATCTTCCTTGGTTTCCGTTCCCGACTGCGGATTTTGCGAGCCATTGCATATTAGTGTTGCAGATTCGGCATCGCCATTGGGTCCTTTCGCTTTGTTCAGCAAACCCATATTATCTGCAAATACTATGGACCCTTATTCCAACTTAAGTGCGGGTTCCATCAAAGTTGTTCGTTGGAAGGATCGCCTGTTCGGATTTCAGAATGGGATTTTTTGGAATCAAAAAACCGGGGAGTCAGGATCGGCCATCTTATTTTTACAATCGGAAGATGGAATTCATTGGGATCGTATCAACGATACACCCATTCTCGGACCGACCGGGCAAGGTTGGAAGGCAAGCCATGTATCATCTTGCGATGTGAAATTTTCAGAGTCCGAAAAAGTATTTATCGTCTATTTCAATGCCAGAAACAAACCTCATTGGTCTAAAGGAAAAGAAGCAATCGGGCTCTTTGTCGGGAAAGTGGAAGAAGAGATTTCCTTACCCGTTTCTAAAAAGAATTCCAAAAAGAGGGTGATTTCCAAAAAGGCGAAATCTAAAAAGAAAAGATGA
- a CDS encoding LIC_12936 family protein: MHIRFALIILLLGSVAIFAADDAKKEINQSDRTRLNPDGSIGLIPYNAKQQQRIDSIAKEVDEIHGQINEKLKFLNFEKKIKDSRYGQVSSAREIKLPYEPSYVQHSRYVMKLKGGGGAEGGGFALDEISFWSRKSLISKGKEPLTIYRDLKNSASGGGLKGLTLSIRTVTNADDTTSTYELEKIQSPWERIKLAMAYRDRLTDVLRTIDRYISGKGFLEAKEVKDSILEISIGGDFQEP; this comes from the coding sequence ATGCACATTCGATTCGCATTAATCATTTTATTACTAGGTTCAGTTGCAATTTTTGCGGCTGATGATGCAAAAAAGGAAATTAATCAGTCAGATAGAACAAGGTTAAATCCGGATGGAAGCATCGGATTGATTCCTTATAACGCCAAACAACAACAGCGTATTGATTCTATTGCAAAAGAAGTGGATGAAATCCACGGACAAATCAACGAGAAGTTGAAATTTCTTAACTTTGAGAAAAAAATCAAAGATTCCCGTTACGGACAAGTAAGTTCCGCTCGTGAAATCAAATTGCCTTACGAGCCGAGTTATGTACAACACAGTCGATACGTAATGAAATTGAAAGGCGGCGGCGGAGCGGAAGGCGGTGGATTTGCATTGGATGAAATCAGTTTCTGGTCCAGAAAGTCGCTTATCTCAAAAGGAAAAGAACCTCTTACGATCTATCGCGATCTTAAAAACTCCGCTTCAGGGGGAGGGCTTAAAGGTTTGACTTTGTCCATCCGAACTGTAACAAACGCAGATGATACCACAAGCACTTATGAATTGGAAAAAATCCAATCCCCTTGGGAAAGAATCAAGCTTGCAATGGCCTACAGGGACCGACTAACAGATGTTCTCAGAACGATAGATCGTTATATCAGCGGCAAAGGATTTCTCGAGGCCAAAGAAGTCAAAGATTCCATTCTTGAAATCAGCATAGGCGGAGATTTCCAAGAGCCGTAA
- a CDS encoding LIC10729 family protein, producing the protein MLQLKLKFFLLTAIFFSFFTFKNTRAEEPPRVPVQAFAAEEGLIPEDTASFPELKTWALYQFYELEPDSPIMGIQDYLCRMVPETGLRFLLEKSPKNRSTVYLYLDMTRYLPQKKASFKSRKLEIYINHRKKKEIYTSRGKSFTNPVEIPIEPNEFPDGKIYVELSPSTSESGRFWGVWDAFILENPLEKN; encoded by the coding sequence GTGTTGCAATTGAAACTAAAGTTCTTTCTTCTTACGGCAATCTTTTTCTCATTCTTTACTTTCAAGAACACCCGGGCGGAGGAACCACCCCGTGTTCCCGTCCAAGCCTTCGCGGCGGAAGAGGGACTCATTCCGGAGGATACCGCCAGTTTCCCGGAACTTAAAACCTGGGCCTTGTATCAATTTTACGAATTGGAACCGGATAGTCCTATCATGGGAATCCAGGATTATCTATGTCGTATGGTTCCGGAAACAGGGCTTCGTTTTCTTTTGGAAAAATCACCCAAAAATCGATCCACAGTTTATCTATATCTGGACATGACCCGATACCTTCCCCAAAAAAAGGCGAGTTTCAAATCCAGAAAGCTGGAGATTTACATCAATCATAGGAAGAAAAAAGAAATCTACACGAGCCGGGGAAAGAGTTTTACAAATCCTGTTGAAATCCCAATTGAACCGAATGAATTTCCCGACGGAAAGATCTATGTGGAATTGTCCCCTAGCACGAGCGAATCAGGTAGATTTTGGGGAGTTTGGGATGCGTTTATTTTGGAGAATCCGCTAGAAAAAAATTAA
- a CDS encoding DJ-1/PfpI family protein — translation MKLIIGMILFEEVTILDFVGPYEVFTKIKDWEIKIIGLGGKKITCNGSLKIEAEYDISEIESVDILFVPGGYGVNEVILNPDFLKELERLGGSANYVSSVCTGSLVLGAAGLLQGYQATSHWRSLDLLSYFGAIPNPDRVVWDGNRITGGGITSGIDFALDLVKIIEGEERAKEIELWLEYDPKPPLLTGHPRIAPKEVLERVVKNTESSRSVRENVIREFLRNKQDK, via the coding sequence ATGAAGCTGATCATAGGAATGATATTATTCGAAGAAGTAACCATCTTGGATTTTGTAGGACCTTATGAGGTATTTACAAAGATTAAAGACTGGGAAATCAAAATCATCGGTCTGGGAGGAAAAAAAATCACTTGTAACGGAAGTCTTAAAATAGAAGCGGAATACGATATATCCGAGATCGAATCCGTAGATATTCTATTTGTTCCCGGTGGATACGGAGTGAACGAAGTGATTCTAAATCCCGACTTCCTGAAAGAATTGGAACGATTGGGCGGTTCGGCAAACTATGTTTCTTCCGTTTGTACAGGTTCTTTGGTATTAGGAGCCGCCGGTCTTTTACAAGGATACCAAGCAACCAGCCACTGGCGTTCTTTGGATCTACTTTCTTATTTTGGTGCCATACCGAATCCCGATAGAGTGGTTTGGGATGGAAATAGAATCACAGGAGGTGGAATCACTTCGGGAATCGACTTTGCATTGGACCTGGTAAAAATCATAGAAGGAGAAGAAAGAGCGAAAGAAATCGAACTCTGGTTAGAGTATGATCCCAAACCCCCTCTTCTTACCGGTCACCCTAGAATCGCGCCCAAGGAAGTTTTGGAGCGCGTTGTAAAAAATACGGAAAGCAGCAGATCCGTAAGAGAAAATGTAATTCGCGAGTTTTTAAGAAACAAGCAGGACAAATGA
- a CDS encoding pirin family protein, translating to MKFFKGHEKDLGDHFTVKRLLPSMEKRAIGPFVFLDHFGPVPVVTGKELVVRAHPHIGLSTITFLYSGVIEHRDSLGVFQPIRPYETNWMTAGSGIAHSERSVLDDQYSSFEGLQTWVALPKEKEEMEPGFQHLSKEEIPVYEKEGIIVRLLGGEFLGLVSTAHVHSPLFYADVEVKPVAGRIQWNVKPEQEAGIYVARGKIKVANTELGVGNMISYDLGASVEFEALEDSRLMLLGGEPLPEKRNLWWNFVSTSQELIDKAKESYQNDTFPRVPGETEKIPLPPL from the coding sequence ATGAAATTTTTCAAAGGCCACGAAAAAGATTTAGGCGATCATTTCACAGTAAAAAGACTTCTTCCTTCGATGGAAAAAAGAGCGATAGGCCCTTTTGTTTTTTTAGATCATTTCGGTCCTGTGCCGGTTGTCACCGGAAAAGAATTGGTTGTTCGCGCCCATCCTCATATAGGTCTTTCTACGATTACCTTTTTGTACAGCGGAGTCATTGAACATCGGGATAGTTTGGGAGTGTTTCAACCGATTCGTCCCTATGAAACAAATTGGATGACGGCAGGTTCGGGAATTGCACATAGCGAACGTTCGGTTTTAGACGATCAATATTCGTCTTTTGAAGGTTTGCAAACCTGGGTGGCACTTCCCAAAGAAAAGGAAGAGATGGAGCCCGGCTTTCAACATCTTTCCAAAGAAGAGATTCCGGTTTATGAAAAAGAAGGAATCATTGTACGGTTATTAGGTGGTGAGTTTCTGGGACTGGTTTCAACCGCACATGTTCATTCTCCTTTGTTTTATGCGGATGTGGAAGTGAAGCCTGTCGCCGGTCGGATTCAATGGAATGTAAAACCTGAACAAGAAGCGGGGATTTACGTAGCTCGTGGTAAGATCAAAGTCGCCAATACGGAGCTTGGTGTGGGAAATATGATCAGCTATGATTTGGGTGCTTCCGTGGAATTTGAAGCCTTAGAAGACAGCCGTTTGATGTTACTCGGTGGAGAGCCTCTCCCTGAAAAAAGAAATCTCTGGTGGAACTTTGTTTCTACTTCCCAGGAATTGATCGATAAGGCAAAAGAAAGTTATCAAAATGATACTTTCCCGCGTGTGCCGGGAGAAACGGAAAAGATTCCTTTACCGCCCTTGTAA
- a CDS encoding type I phosphomannose isomerase catalytic subunit, protein MSSVPPILQFTPIYKDKIWGGKKLKSIFGRQTPEGNIGESWEVSDYGKDVSVTSNTNYPGKSFREIYQSNTKEILGPSFSNQSFPLLVKIIDAREKLSVQVHPDDAYAEKYDPVSSGKKECWLVLAAEPGAELVVGFEKDTDKQTYAELVKKNQAEEVLRRWEVKPGDVFLLNPGTIHAIGAGVVLLEVQQSSDSTYRVYDYGRLGDDGKPRDLHLEKALAVLKFQKSDGSEKQGLSLISHSPFSRYLCTSNDKFRLETWVFSQGQFLPLFPLSDPVSFGIAYVIQGEVSYPEERLSFKKGDSFFLTADAFQKGALLSIAPDTKIAFMSAGADWVNW, encoded by the coding sequence ATGAGCTCAGTCCCACCAATTCTACAATTTACACCGATCTACAAAGATAAAATCTGGGGCGGAAAAAAATTAAAATCTATTTTCGGAAGGCAAACGCCGGAAGGGAACATAGGTGAGTCTTGGGAAGTTTCCGATTATGGAAAAGATGTCTCAGTTACATCTAACACCAATTATCCGGGAAAATCCTTTAGAGAAATCTATCAATCAAATACAAAAGAAATCCTAGGTCCTTCCTTTTCAAATCAATCCTTTCCTTTACTTGTCAAAATCATAGATGCAAGGGAAAAACTGTCCGTCCAAGTTCATCCCGACGACGCCTATGCGGAAAAATACGATCCGGTTTCTTCCGGCAAAAAAGAATGTTGGCTTGTTCTCGCGGCTGAGCCCGGAGCCGAATTGGTGGTCGGTTTCGAAAAAGATACCGACAAACAAACATATGCCGAACTTGTAAAAAAGAACCAAGCGGAAGAAGTTTTAAGAAGATGGGAAGTGAAACCAGGAGATGTATTTCTTTTAAATCCTGGTACGATCCATGCTATAGGTGCGGGTGTAGTCTTATTGGAAGTACAACAATCTTCCGATTCCACCTATCGTGTGTATGACTACGGAAGATTAGGAGACGACGGCAAACCCAGAGATTTACATTTGGAAAAAGCTCTTGCCGTATTGAAATTTCAAAAATCAGACGGCTCTGAAAAACAAGGCCTGTCTTTAATTTCCCATTCACCTTTCTCCCGTTATCTGTGCACATCCAATGATAAATTCAGATTGGAGACATGGGTATTTTCCCAAGGACAGTTTCTACCGCTTTTCCCTTTGTCCGATCCTGTAAGTTTTGGAATCGCCTATGTGATCCAAGGAGAAGTTTCCTATCCAGAAGAAAGGCTCAGTTTTAAGAAAGGGGATAGTTTTTTTCTGACGGCAGATGCATTTCAAAAAGGAGCTCTGCTTTCCATCGCACCGGATACGAAGATCGCGTTTATGAGTGCGGGCGCGGACTGGGTAAATTGGTAA